The segment ctctcgtcattgtctgagtcagtctcgttgccgtgcggctcctcagaaatgatgccggcttttacgaaagctcgaacaacagtgcaagcagacacgttagcccaagcatccgcaatccattcacaaattgtggcgtaactcgccccgcgctgcctcctagtcttagcaaagctgtgttcgccatctgtcatccatcgctcccatgtcgctcgcaacttcactttgaacgccctgtttagaCCGATGTCCACCgcttggagttccttcgtcaagcttcccggaatgatggcaagcccctagttattgcactcagtcgaatgaatggtgactgtagagaggcttctcccggctgttctttgctcattaatccattgctcgcgttggtcttccaactcgggccacctcgccttgtttccgcggaaactcagcttcgtcttcttgacttggcgaagctcgttttcctgcttcctccacttgcgaaccatggattcgttgatcttgaattctctcgcggctgctcaattcccatgttcctccgcgtaactgatagcttgcagtttaaacgtTGCTTCATAAGCGGCTCTCTTTGTGggggccattttcgggggtccttagccaaacggatgttgttttgcacaatgcacatactatataccaactgggggcgtgcctttagcgtcctctttcacgcgcacccttccccctttaatgtCCGcgtgctgtcctcagtcacgtccgcctttcctctatataagcagcgtgtcggcaggaaatgctcccagtcagtccagcggagcgctcatcagagtcacacaacaacatttacagattttggaacttggtgcacacacaAGGGGTGCGGcatgccccgtccattttggagaaaatttaagacttttaagtgcgccttatggtcgtgaaaatacggtacttatcAATGCAATTACTGTTTGGATTTAACTGGAGAGCAGTATTTCCCAACATTATTCTGTTGTTTTGTGCCCACAGAGACGAGGTAAGGACCCAACCGAGCACACTCCAGAAGTGATCCTGAACAACTTCACTACACGTTTGGGCCACAGCATCGGCCGGATGTTGGCTGCTCTTTTCCCTCAAAATCCCCAGTTTGTGGGTCGCCAGGTTGCCACCTTCCACAACCAGAGAGACTTCATCTTTTTCCGATTTCACAGGTGAACGTCTGATGGGAAACTACACACAATCACTTTTTTGCCATGATTTTAAGGCAGCTCATGCTATGACTGTTGTGTACCTTAAGATACATCTTCAAGAACGAGAAGAAGGCCGGCATTCAGGAGCTGGGACCTCGCTTCACTCTTAAGCTTCGCTCTCTGCAGAAAGGCACCTTCGATTCGAAGTTTGGCGAGTATGAGTGGGTCCTCAAGGTGAGATTGTACGCATTTCATATCTATTAAATGCTGCTATGGGAGTTCTTCCATGTTTCTACCACCTCCTACATTTCTGTGTATGTTGTCTACCTTTCTGCTGCCGCGTCACTCAACgaaacaaaatttttttgtaaGCGCACAAGTCCCTCCAAATTTAAAGTCCTTCGAGGTTGTCggaaacaatccatccatccgttttctgtagcgcttgtcttcatttgggatgcgggtgagctggagtctatcccagctgactttgggagaaaGGCGGGGCACATCCTGACCTGGAATGAAGATGGAGAGGCTGACAATAACTGAATTCCGGACAGTGGACTCAACTACAAACATAATAGGAGTGTAcggtattggaaaaaaataacattgcgATTTTCTTTAACCCTGCAATATATAttccaatgtttaaaaaatacgtAACATCAATGTaacatgaaaaccagcacacatttctattccacaaacaaccattcaatcTGATTTTATTCCGATCTCAAATtgagctgagataggcaccagcacacctgtAACCCGAGGTTAagcggttcagagaatggatggatggatgttttaacatatgcattagtatatctatctatatttgAGTGCACTAGTTTAAACAAAACACGTTGTGGACACCTGAAGTTTGTGTCTTCAATAATGCCCCCCCAGGTATAATCTGTTCCgacatgcattcattcatcacATTCTGGAGAGGTACAATAAATGCAGACATGTAATTGTTTCCCAtgtcctcattaatagttatcatacaaaaagaaagtatataacactctgggctgctccgtgtgtgttctTTCATGGGTCATAATTTATCGAAACATTGGTGCTAATCTcattagcatgtccaaccaggtccctctgctggtcacttatgAATGTTATAGTTAATTGACAATGTATCAAAAGACCAACATTGCGCAGGACCCTGCAGTGTGACTATGGCGCATACATGTATAGCAATGACGATGCCCAAAAGATATATTGTGCAACCACATAAGCCAGTAGCTGTAGTCTCCGTCAGGCTCATTGCAAAAGCAGAATCACTTGCTATTTTATATTATTCCAATTTACATTACAAGTAAATCAATGCATGTTAATACTGGTTAACTTCTTTCTACACCTGTGACAGTTAAGAATCAGATACATGAGGCACATCTGTGAGAACATTATTCGTAAACGTTAGTCTATTGGTGTTTTATTCTTATTGTATGACCATTAGGAATGTAATAagcattttccattatttccaatgTGGCATTGTTTCTAAGTCATAACAAATTGGATGTAACCCACAAACCAGGGACAAATGTTTTACACAAGTGATTCGTCTTGGTAAAAAAGTGCCAAAGCCTTATCACTGTTTTCCTTCTGTTTCTAGCGCCATGAAATGGATGCCTGCAGGCGGAAATTCCAGTTGTGAAGGCAAAATCATCTCTTCTGTGATTACGCAAGGACAACTGTTTATCCCACAGTTGTTTGTGGTGTCACTCATAATGACTGTGTTGTGATTTTCGTGGCACTTGACTTATATTGGGCTAACTGTTCTATATgaggtttttctttgttttaaaaccaGATAACaggaaaatacaatttttagaGCGCAAGAGTGAaatgtgtgaatatttattCTTTAAGTCAACCATGATAACTGTACAATTAACAAGGCACGTGTTGGGAGGTATATGGTTATTTTTTGTACACAAGGTCCTTGGTTTATGATGCTCCCGACATAATGTTTCGAGGTTATGAACGGCGAAGTGGCGAAAGAATACATTGTCACACGGCATAATTACATAATTactttactgttttttatttgatgggCTTGTATTCATGGCCTAGGAGTctttcacacaaatatttactctTGAGATTTCAAGGATACGAATGGCTTGTGATTAACTGGTAGTTTGTGCAGCAGAGGAAGAATATGTGGTCATGCAGCACAAGATCTGCTCAGTCATAATTACTCTTTTGCATGTTTATATGTAtgaactagaaaaaaaaatcatacacacatttatggggggaaaaactgGTTAAGTCGCCACTCTTAACCGAGGATCCcttgtatgttgtttttaatcatgcatTAAATTTGTGGCGAAAAGGTACGTAAGTGCCTGGAAattttttattgtgaaatattGCAAAAGTTGCAATTTCCCCTAACACTCCTGAGGCGATTCCAGTCCATTCCACGAGGTTACACACTCTTGCAGACCTGTAAGAAATATTGCAAGGGTGAATGCGTTGAAGGGGAGTATTCCGTGTTGAGATTTGAGCCAGAGTGGGACTCACAGGGCGTCGCTGCTATAGGAAGGAGCAAACTTTCTGCGGTCTGAACGGGTTGTTGCTGGATGACATGCCGGTGAGCAGCGGGTCATGCTGGGCGTTCTGAAGACAGAACTGCTGCAGGTCGGCCGCGGCCGATGACACCTGTTGAAAACCGGCAGCGGACATAGAGTAGCATTTGGAGAACTCCAGTCACTAAAATCGCGCAACAACACTCGAGAAACACCCTAAACTACTATAGGCATACTTTTTACCTTTACTCGGTTTATTCCCGCTTCAAACCGTAGTTGTTGGACAATTTTCTTCATCGTTACAATGTTGGATGACCccgacatttgttttttttaattatagatTTTAGCTTTGATAACAATTGAGTAAAAGTTTTGAGTTCTTGCAACTTGATGTCACACGAGCGAGCGACGAATCCACTTCCGGTTTGTTGGGCGATGCGTCCTCTACTGGTGCCTTCATGGTTCTCAAGTACTGTTGGACTCGACAACGTTCTCCGAAACAACAGCACTGCAAGTTAAATCATCATTCACAAAGTTTGTGATTCTGTCTGTGcaatgttttgttcattttatttccacGTTTGTGGTGCGTGATTAAACGAAGAGATTTTTTTGATGGGAGGGAAAAGTTTGCATCTGAAGAGCTGCAAAAATACCAGAGGAATTTGAACGCCGCACGTGAGAAAGGAACGACTAGCTCTCCCTTGTGGCAATAATAGAATACAACTACAGAACAGTACTTTGATGCTGCCTcataagtaacattttaacccatctctaatatttatattttggatGACTTTTAACTTTTATTCCCTGCTTTTGAAAACACGTAGAGTACACTCCCAGTTTtttgtgacacaaaaaaaaactaacctgTACAACgaaatttggaagaaaaaaaaaaatcttttagacAGGGAAGGGAAAGTaaacaatgtggttgcacaagtgtgcacagtCCCCTCCACAAGTATTGGAATGGGAAGGTCAAttcctatttttatttgttgtatactgaagacatttggggttcagatcaaaacatgaatatgaaacaaaagttcagaattccagcttttagctcatggtatttacatgtaggtgtgttaaacaactcaggacagaacaccatttgtttgaacccacccacttctcaactgagcaaaggtattggaacatgtgactgatagCTGTTTCTTGTTACTCAGGTGTTGTCTTTTAGATGGATTGCTTAAATAttggtgcttgtttttggctttgggtttcacctgtgataactgcatttgctgttaagcaaacatgaagaccagaaagacaattttgaagctgagagaagagggaaaatcgatcagagctattgcacaaacactgGGCATagtcaatacaacaatttggaatgtcctgaaaaagagagaaactactggtgtactgagaaACAGACATTGTACAGGTCGGCCAaggcagttgatgacagaaacctTGTAAGAGCtttgaagaaacacccaaagacaatagtcagtgacatcactgccaacctccaccgggtaggggtgaaggtatcacaatccactgttcaaagaagacttcgagagaagtaatgtacaggccataccacaagatgcaaaccactcgtCAATGATATATCATggtctgattttttattttgtttttaatagcaaaaacctgacatttgaacagcgGTGTGTAGTGTACACATCTTATATCAGCTGTATCTGTATTGTGTACACCTTTGTCAAAATACGCTTTTTTAACTATGCAGATGACAACCtgatgtaaaacaacaacaaaaataacgaGAGAGGTTAAGTTAAATGCGAATGAAATCTTGATTAAGATCTTGGAGTCTTGTAAGGCGGCAGCGACATGGAGAAacatgaaccagggagcattaacgatGATGGCGCAACAGcttcagagaagcaagatattccccattaTTAGCCTTTATATTATCCCCCGCTTTATTTCCGAGACTCGTATGATGTTACCGGCTCCAAGAATGATTCGTTGCAAACGtgttgtcttgtgccagcctaaaaaccaccagcTGTTGCACAGTGCGAGTTCTTTTACCTCGTCTGCAACCAGAGCAACCGATGCTGGCATTCTCATAAAAGATTCTCTAGTATGGAGAGCCACTGTAGTTTCAAGTCAACTCACAACAGTCCACGCCTCCGCCGGGCCAAATGACACCATAAAAACGCAGCGTTCCTCTGTTTGAGGTGCACGCATGTGCATGACTGCACTGATGAAGATGGCCTTGTCGTGTGAATCTACTTATACGGTGGAGAGGAGACCAATCAGTTGCAAGGTATGTTCACAGTATATGGAAGACAAATGATCCGTTACGACACTCTGGAGTTCCGGTTTcaatgtttgttgtgtgtgtgttcagtttGTGGAGCTGCATGTTCTCTATGTGCCAGACGACCAGTGGAATGTGAAGCTGAACAAAGTTTCCGCAGAAGCCACAGAGAGCTTCATATCTGCGGGCTTCATCAGGTCACGCTTGGTCTTTGCAGAAAGAAAGTcacattatttacaatatttattgAATGAACTATTAAACATGACAGAGTTATTCTCAGTGTTACTTCTTAACTAAAACCAAAACAGTCCATAAAAGTGTTACAAGCGGACTTTTCTTTTAATGTGTAAACACCATTGACTCATTATTTGTTATCGAAGTTGAGCATGAAAACTGTGATGAGTTCGCTCATTCCTTTTGAGAAACACCAAAAAGTTGGAGGACTTAATATAGTTCTTCTGTCATACATGATCAGAGCAGCCaatctataaaaattcacttttttccatattttcaaaaaatttgtcaagaacattaccgtgggacaatcataattgttaataaattatggcttcagtatttgtcattttaatggtttttattacatcaaccttgtaatggtggagccaattgcagcctgaatcaaagtaccagtatatactgtatatagtacatTTCCAACAGTGTTGTCTATTACTCAAAAGGTGaccttaaaaatgtttaatattccttcctctgagatgaaatactcattgtattcatactgttacaaaaggtctgtacttttctgacaataaaccaGACTTTTACAATGTATTGAATAAATCGATAAATAGATATaatcataacaataataatattttgggtCATCCACCAAATTGTCTTTTTCAAGGTCTAAATTGTTTGATCAAATTTCAGAAGAGTACTTTCCAAAATTAGGTCACGGGCTCAGCCCACCCAAAGTACTCGACATAGACTCGCTCGTGTTGCAGattataaaacacatttaagacGCTATTTTATAGAGTGAAATTCagaattctctctctctctttctctccacTTGCCTATATTCCTCTCTTCCTCCATTCATCTCTCCTTCCCTCTGTCTCTCCTTTGGACCACTCTCTATCTCTCACTTACGCTCATACTCACATCCCTCTCTCTTTATCTCCCCCCACACGCCTTTGcccctctcctctctctctctctctctgtctttcttGACATCCCTCTATCTTTTGATCCCTCCATTCCTCTCTTCCTCCTGCATCCCTCACTCCCTCTCTCCACTTGCCtgcatttctctctctctctctcattctctctctctcacttttgACATCCCTCCATCTTTCTGTACCCCTCAATTTCTATCACCCTCTCTCTTGCCCTCTTT is part of the Phyllopteryx taeniolatus isolate TA_2022b chromosome 7, UOR_Ptae_1.2, whole genome shotgun sequence genome and harbors:
- the LOC133481443 gene encoding guanine nucleotide-binding protein G(I)/G(S)/G(O) subunit gamma-5, coding for MSGSSNIVTMKKIVQQLRFEAGINRVKVSSAAADLQQFCLQNAQHDPLLTGMSSSNNPFRPQKVCSFL